The genomic stretch GTGCGCACAATGAACAAACAAATCCTATATCCCGCGCCCTTGCAAAAAGGTGGACGAATTGTGGTGACAGCGCCGTCATCAGGAATTACGCGCGATTGGCAGCCGTACATGGAGCAAGCGCAACGCAACGTAGAGGCGTCCGATTATGAAGTGTTGATCAGTGACATGGTGTGGAGCAATAGACAGCTGACCTCTGCTCCGAAAGAGGAACGAGCTGAAGAGATGCAACGCTTTTTGCTAGATCCTGAGGTGCAGGCGATCATTCCGGTGTGGGGCGGGGAGTTTTTGTTCGAAATTTTGCCCCTGCTCGATTGGGAGCGCCTTCGCGCTGCAGATCCGAAATGGGTGCTCGGCTATTCGGACTTGACGACCTTTTGTTTCGTCCATACGCTGATGACCGGGCATGCTTCGGCACATGGTAATAATTTCTTCGACCTTGGCACAACCCCGTGGGATGACCTGACGCGGCGCTGGGTTGATGTGCTGTCCACAGAAGCGGGTGGCACGATCAGGCAGAGATCGTCCGAGCGTTATCAAAAACATTGGTCACGCAAAAATCCGTGGGACCCGTTTGCTTTGACTGAACAGACAGTATGGAAACGTCTCGGGTATGAGCAACAACCGGAGGCGGAGCTGGAATTCACTGGTCGTTTGCTTGGTGGATGTTGGGAGATCTTGCGGTCGCTGGTCGGCACGAAGCACGCGCCAGTTCAGCAGTTTGTCAGGGATTATTGTCAGGAGGACGGAGTGATCTGGTATCTGGAAAGCTCGGAAATCAACGCTGCTGAAATGTATCGCAGCTTATGGCAGATGAAGGATGCTGGTTGGTTCGAGGGGGCGAAAGGGATTTTGATTGGCCGTGCTCATGGCAATATCGACGTCGCCGATTTTCTCTTGCAGGATGCGTTGCATCGAGCTATCGACGAGCTCAACATTCCGGTGGTCTATGACGTTGACATCGGGCATAAGCCACCGCAGTTGATTCTGGTCAACGGCGCATTTGCCCGCGTCCGGGTACAACATGGAAAAGGAACGTTGGAGATGGAATATCGATAAGTCGGTTGTGCGATGTGTAAGCCGATCTGTGTAGGCTGTGTCTGCATACGGTGTAGCAAACATAGCGGAGTTCCACGCGATCGCGATCAACTGGCTCAGCAATGCAGGCAGTACGATTCACGATGCATAGCTGATGTGTTGAGAACACGAAACGAATGAGATGGAGAACATAAATAGTCTGTCAGAAAACAG from Tumebacillus algifaecis encodes the following:
- a CDS encoding S66 family peptidase, which encodes MNKQILYPAPLQKGGRIVVTAPSSGITRDWQPYMEQAQRNVEASDYEVLISDMVWSNRQLTSAPKEERAEEMQRFLLDPEVQAIIPVWGGEFLFEILPLLDWERLRAADPKWVLGYSDLTTFCFVHTLMTGHASAHGNNFFDLGTTPWDDLTRRWVDVLSTEAGGTIRQRSSERYQKHWSRKNPWDPFALTEQTVWKRLGYEQQPEAELEFTGRLLGGCWEILRSLVGTKHAPVQQFVRDYCQEDGVIWYLESSEINAAEMYRSLWQMKDAGWFEGAKGILIGRAHGNIDVADFLLQDALHRAIDELNIPVVYDVDIGHKPPQLILVNGAFARVRVQHGKGTLEMEYR